Within the Salvelinus sp. IW2-2015 linkage group LG19, ASM291031v2, whole genome shotgun sequence genome, the region CGGATAGTGGCGTCTTTAAAGAAGCACAAGCTGATTGACCCTGTGGAGAACCTGGAAGACCGGGTGTGTAAGAAGCATGAGAGACCCCTGGTGCTGTTCTGTAAGAGAGAACAAgcatgtgtgtgtcagttctGCACTGAGACAGACCACAAGACTCATAAGACTGTCCCCATAGAGGAAGAGTATGGAGAGAGGAAGGCTCAGATGGGGAAAAGTAAGGGTACATTTCAGAAGATGATCCAGGAGAGACTGAAGAAGGTTAAGGAGATCGAACAGGCAGTAGAGCTCAgcaagagagatgcagagagagagatagcagacagTTTGCAGGTCTTCACTGCTCTGGTTCGTTCCATTGAGAGAAACCAGGCTGAGCTCATTGAGGTGGTTGAGGAGAAGCAGAaagcagcagagagacaggctgaaaGGCTCATTGAAGAGCTGGAGCAGGAAATCACTGAACTAAAGAGGAGAAGCACTGAGCTGGAGCAGCTCTCAGATATTAAGGACCACCTTCACCTCCTTCAGAGCTCCACATCCCTCTATACCACCCTTCCACCTACCAAgaactggtctgagatcagtgttCACAGCGACCTGTGTGTTGGGACTGTGAGAAGAGCTGTGTCTCAACTGGAGGAGACACTCAATAAAGAGATGGAGATGTTTCCTCGAATCAAGCTGAAGAGGATGCAGCAGTGTGCAGTGGATGTGACGCTGGACCCTGACACAGCATTTCCTTATCTTATCCTGTCTGGGGACCAGAAAGAAGTGAGATATGGAGCCATAAAACAGGAACTCCCTGACAACCCAGAGAGGTTTGATTGTCATCCCCGTGTGTTAGGAATGGAGGGGTTCTCTTCAGGGAAATTCTACTATGAGGTACAGGTGAAGGAGAAGACTTGGTGGGCTTTAGGAGTGGCTAGAGAGTCCATCAACAGGAAGGGGATGAATGTACTGAGTCCTGAATTTGGAGCCTGGACTATAGAGCTGAGGAATAGGAATGAGTATGGAGCTCGCACTGAGCTTGTAGTTCCCCTCACCATGAGAGAGAAGCCCCAGAAAGTGGGTGTGTTTGTAGATTATAAGAAGGGTCAGGTCTCCTTTTacgatgtggaggccaggtctcatATCTACTCTTTCACTGGCTGCACCTTCACTGAGAGACTCTACCCACTGTTGTCTTCACCTGATCCTTCTGGTGATAACTCCGCTCCACTTATCTTCTCTCCCATCATGTCTGACTGAGTTTAGTCAATAGGAAATTCAGTCACAGGAAAGCACAGCGATGTGCCTTAATGAATGTGTTTATAGTTTTTGTTATCTATGATCCGATTGTATAATTAAGCAGTAAGGCCCGAGGTGTGGTTTATTgggcaatattttttatttacaatgatgacctgtcaaacacatcaTTAAACAACACATACTATACATACTGTaactatatacacatcaataacacaatacatgaAGAGCAAACACAAAAGGcaaaacacaatgaaacaaacacattctttagTAGAAAAATACTGATACAGcctttagcagtggtatattggccatataccaaaatGGAaagtggatacctagtcagttgaacaactgaatgaattcaactgaaatgtgtccacatgtaacccaacacctctgaatcagTCCATGTCATCAGCGCTCAGGGAGCAGTTAttgtgggggttaactgccttgttcaagggcagaatggcagattttttcaCCTTGCCCGGCTCAAGgtgacttattgctattataaactggttaccaacatgaatataacagtaaacaagtatttttgcaATATGcctgtggtatattgtctgatatacacatGGCTGGAATGCTGTTTctgccaatcagcatccaggacccaaactacccagtttatgATGAATGCTTCTCCGATGTCTTAACTGTAAATTGCTatgaaattttttttttttaatttgtctCTAGTCCATGTGCCATTATTTTCTTCCTGTACAAAATACTAATTTTGCCCCTCATTCCTCCTCTCATTGTATAAAGAGTTAGGGCCAGCTCGCTCTatagggcctgtcatgccaaaatGTCCCCCGGCCCAAAAAATGTTTACTCTGCGTTACAATGGGATTCTATAAACTATTAGCTATATCAACGGTGTGATGGCCTAATGATAAAAATGTTGGATATCATTAGAGCCTAAAGGATGTTCTTTTCATCATCGCTATGCAAACATGGCTGATTTCCGTGACAATTTCGctgtttaaaacaagtttattTTAGCTAATAGAATGAAAACATtacttcaaactacttttgggtaccttcTTGTtaacattacatgaaatccaaggcttaaacgTTGCTACGGTTTGGAAATGTCAAATAAAACATGTcatctgcttgacacattaaagttaccTTACAGATCATGAAGTCAGAtcatttccactccattcatatgcaaatccatttgattcatacactggcttgtctggctgtcatgttttgTTTTAACTTGCCCTTCCCTTATCTATACTGAAATAACATaatttcagtagtcctctattttgatttaaaaaaatctaactcgcatagctcattagtacacccttggggttgaaatatatatatgtatctattgtagGTCCTAGGATACAACAATGAACACCTTgttaaacagctgtgaaaaccaacttGGCAATATTTAAGATTGTAATACATAAACTTTTATATTTTTTGGTACAATTGTGTTCATTTATTTGCAGATTTGTTTTGTACGCTCACATGGTAATCAGACTAAAATACTGAAATACTAAAATTCTGGTGTGTGATATTGAGGAGGTGGTTGCTGTGTAGGTGGGAATGTTCTGCCTGTCaccacttgttctcaacaggcagccagtctcgGAAGGGGGACTTgactgcaaagtccaggcactgctgctcagtgtttgcagtgctagtgtttttagttgATCTGTGCATCTCACATATgatgtgcccagtatgatagtTTTCTTGCTCTTTCTTAGCAAATAATGACAACTTGACAATAACAGTAgctgatgtaatgaaaagttggagggtggttggtaatggagaacatcaggtggatccatgtctgggtgttgggcagaacccctaggtcctggagaacaggagcataataaagggaacagggtaggagacaaAGACGTAAAGTTACACTTTACTGTGAGAACATTTGATGGATTAGTGGGAGATATGTACTTTAACACTTTTGGaaggtatagcctacctcaagctgGTCCCCCTCTGTCTcagagaatcagactgatccGAATACCCAGGATACCTCCTGGGGGGCTCGGACAGTCGATGGTACTAAAGTCATTTGGAGAGAAAttgaagaggtacatttttataagCTCAGCATAACTACCCTTTCTTGCATGTCACCCAAACTTAACATACTTTGTCAATTGGACTTCACCGAAGTGTAGGGCGTCAGTGCTTTCAGTGGTCGACCGTCCAACTGGAGAAGATGTCTTCCACCGAGGTGAAGTTGTCTTCCACCGAGGTGAAGTTGTCTTCCACCGAGGTGAAGTTGTCTTCCACAACCCTAAGAAGATAAAGAGAAAAATATCAGTGTTAGGGAAACTAAAACAagcttcaggttattttgtgtgcaaatacAAATAGTTATGAGATTTGTTATATTCACTTTAATAGATGGTGACCCCAGCTAGGAGCGAAAGAGCAGCGAGGTTTCCCAGGTCTCGCTTTCCTTCTGTCCCCAAAAACAAGTAATTTGCTCACGTCGTAGCACTTGGTCCTCTTCTTGATTCTGCTCCGGTAGcgctccttctgtttctcctgcgcCTTGTCCATGTTCAGTCTAACCTTGATTAATAAGAATAAATGaaattatatttcatattacaaatacatttcttacatagtggggagaacaagtatttgatacactgccgattttgcaggttttcctacttacaaagcatgtagaggtctgtaatttttatcataggtacactttaactgAGAGATACGGAATCTAaaaccaaaatccagaaaatcacattggatgatttttaagtaattaatttgcattttattgcatgacataagtatttgatcacctaccaaccattaagaattccggctctcacagacctttttattttttattttatttatttatttaacctttatttaacctggtaggcaaattgagaacacgttctcatttacaattgcgacctggccaagataaagcaaagcagttcgacacatacaacaacacatagttacacatggagtaaaacaaacatatagtcaatgatacagtgaaaaaaaataagtctatatacaatgtgagcaagtgaggtgagaagggaggtgaaggcaaacaaatatatgtataaataaataaaaatataaaaaggccatggtggcgaagtaaatacaacacagcaagtaaaataaaaactaaaaacactggaatggttggtttgcagtggaagaaagcgcaaagtagagacagaaataatggggtgcaaaggagcaaaataaataaataaatacagtaggtaaagaggtagttgtttgggctaaattatagatgggctatgtacaggtgcagtaatctatgagctgctctgacagctggtgcttaaagctagtgagggagattaagttccagttttcagagatttttgtagttcgccagtcattggcagcagagaactggaaggagaggcggccaaaggaagaattggttttggggtgaccagagagataaacctgctggagcgcgtgctacaggtaggtttgctatggtgaccagcgagctgagataaggggggactttacctagcagggtcttgtagatgacctggaaccagtgggtttggcgacgaatgaagcgagggccagccaacgagagtgtacaggtcgcagtgtggggtagtatatggggctttggtgacaaaacggatggcactgtgatagactgcatccaatttatgagTAGGgtttttggaggctatttgtaaaatgacatcaccgaagtcgaggattggtagaatggtcagttttacaagggtatgtttggcagcatgagtggaaggatgctttgttgcggaataggaagccaattctagatttaactttggattggagatgtttgatgtgagtctggaagagagtgttacagtctaaccagacacctaggtatttgtagttgtccacatattctaagtcagagccgtccagagtagtgatgttggacaggcgggcaggtgcaggcagcgatcggttgaagagcatgcatttagttttacttgtatttaagagcaattggaggccacggaaggagagttgtatgcattgaagctcgcctggagggttgttaacacggtgtcaaaagaagggccagaagtatacagaatagtgtcgtctgcgtagaggtggatcagagaatcaccagcagcaagagcgacatcattgatgtatatcagagaagagagtcggtccaagaattgaaccctgtggcacccccatggagactgccagaggcccggacaacagaccctccgaattgacacactgaactcgatcagagaagtagttggtgaaccaggcgaggcaatcattagagaaaccaaggctgtcgagtctgccgatgaggatgtggtgattgacagagtcaaaagccttggccaggtcaatgaatacggctgcacagtattgtttcctatcgatggcggtttaagatatcgtttatgaccttgagcgtggctgaggtgcacccatgaccagctctgaaaccagatgcaTAGCAGAAGAGTATGTGGGATTCGAAattgtcggtaatctgtttgttgacttggctttcgaagaccttagaaaggtaggtaggatagatataggtctgtagctgttagggtcaagagtgtccccccctttgaagaggggataaccgcagctgctttccaatcttggaatctcagacgacacgaaagagaggttgaaaaggctagtaatagggtggcaacaatttcagcagatagttttagaaagaaagggtccagattatctagcccggctgatttgtaagggtccagattttgcagctcttttagaacatcagctgactgtatttgggagaagagaaatggggaaggcttgggcgagtagcagaggggaggcagtgctgttgtccggggtagggtagccagggaaagcatggccagccgtagaaaaatgcttattgaaattctcaattatatgtgatttgtcggtggtgacagtgtttcctatcttcagagcagttggaagctgggaggaggtgttcttattctccatggactttacagtggcccagaacttttttgaatttgtgttgcaggaagcaaaatttctgcttgaaaaagctagccttggcttttctaactgctgtgtatactggtttctagcttccctgaaaagttgcatatcacgggggctgttcgatgctaatgcagaacgccataggatgtttttctgttggttaagggcagtcaggtcaggagagaaccaagggctatatctgtcctggttctaaatttcttgaatggggcatgcttattcaagatggtgaggaagcattttaaaaaaaatgtccaggcatcctctactgacgggatgagatcaatatccttccaggatacctcggccaggtcaattagaaagcctgctcgctgaatgttttcagggagcgtttgacagtgatgagtggaggtcgtttgaccgctgacccattacggatgcaggcaatgaggcagtgatcgctgagatcttggtgaAAAACAGCAGGAGTGTATTTGGaggggcaagtttgttaggatgatatctatgagggtacccgtgtttacggaattggggtggtacctggtaggttcattgaaatttgtgtgagattgagggcatcaagcttagattgtagggtggctggggtgttaagcatgttaaaatttaggtcgcctacagcacgagctctgaagatagatggggggcaatcagtttcacatatagtgtccagagcacagctgggggcagagggtggtctatagcaggcggcaacggtgagagacttgtttttagagaggtggatttttaaaagtagaagttcaaattgtttgggaacagacctggatagtaaaacagaactctgcaggcaatctttgcaatagattgcaacaccgccccctttggcgttctatcttgtctgaaaatcttgtagttggggatgaaaatgtcagaatttttggtgtcggtttctaagccaggattcagacacggctaaaacatccgggttgcgcaagtgtgctaaagcagtgaaaaaaacaaacttagggaggaggctctaatgttaacatgcatgaagccaaggctattacggttacagaagtcatcaaaagagagcgcctggggaataggagtggagctaggtactgcagggcctggattcacctctacatcaccagaggaacagaggaggagta harbors:
- the LOC111979144 gene encoding E3 ubiquitin-protein ligase TRIM39-like — its product is MASSEEQLQCSICLDVFAEPVTTPCGHNFCKACIGGYWDSTDVCKCPTCKNTFYKRPDLFFNTLISVKAAQFKKLAPVHVTPITPGQAQTTTLDKSGEVPCDICTETKHMALKSCLVCLTSYCETHLEHHRIVASLKKHKLIDPVENLEDRVCKKHERPLVLFCKREQACVCQFCTETDHKTHKTVPIEEEYGERKAQMGKSKGTFQKMIQERLKKVKEIEQAVELSKRDAEREIADSLQVFTALVRSIERNQAELIEVVEEKQKAAERQAERLIEELEQEITELKRRSTELEQLSDIKDHLHLLQSSTSLYTTLPPTKNWSEISVHSDLCVGTVRRAVSQLEETLNKEMEMFPRIKLKRMQQCAVDVTLDPDTAFPYLILSGDQKEVRYGAIKQELPDNPERFDCHPRVLGMEGFSSGKFYYEVQVKEKTWWALGVARESINRKGMNVLSPEFGAWTIELRNRNEYGARTELVVPLTMREKPQKVGVFVDYKKGQVSFYDVEARSHIYSFTGCTFTERLYPLLSSPDPSGDNSAPLIFSPIMSD